A window of the Brassica oleracea var. oleracea cultivar TO1000 chromosome C1, BOL, whole genome shotgun sequence genome harbors these coding sequences:
- the LOC106311400 gene encoding phosphate transporter PHO1 homolog 8-like — MKFGEEFDGQMVPEWQQAYMDYSSLKSILQEIQNSRERSRTAGALRPKKSVYRNFSGLTKRYSRAASYLDLENQDIMVSTRIGDDGFERYETAIMKVAEAGRESELVFFKTLDLEFDKVNHFYRSKVDEMMKEAVGLNKQMDALFAYRIKVERPSSSWTCSETVSVDVNALDCKEQRRKTLADEMGIEIKESSGGDSTKESTPAALSIDRIRLNKTQETPLSTIRNILKLSNQEELKFTRETLKKIEERLKNVFIEFYRKLRHLKNYSFLNTLAISKIMKKYDKIASRNAAKPYMEMVDKSYLTSSDEINKLMVRVESIFVEHFASSNRSKGMNLLRPIVKKERHRITFSTGFFVGCSVSLVIALVLFIHARNIIGTDGQKLYMETMFPLYSLFGFIVLHMIMYASNIYFWKKYRVNYAFIFGFKEGTELGYRPVLLLSFGLGTLALAAVLINLDMEMDPNTNDYKTITELLPLFVVAIVMAISVCPFNIFYRSSRFFFLAVIFRCIAAPLYKVSLPDFFLADQLTSQVQALRSLQFYVCYYGWGDFRLRRNTCRSSDVYNTFNFIVAVIPYWSRFLQCVRRLIEEKDISQGFNALKYLLTIVAVCLRTAYSLNRGNNWRLAAWVFSALATFYGTYWDIVHDWGFLHNPSKTWLREKLLVPHKSVYYVAMVVNVVLRLAWLQTVLDFNSSFLHRETMIALLTILEIIRRGIWNFFRLENEHLNNVGKFRAFKSVPLPFNYGEEEDSR; from the exons ATGAAGTTTGGGGAAGAGTTTGATGGGCAGATGGTTCCAGAATGGCAACAAGCTTACATGGATTATTCTTCTCTCAAATCCATTCTTCAAGAAATCCAAAACTCACGGGAAAGATCAAGAACAGCAGGTGCCTTGAGACCCAAGAAATCTGTTTACCGCAACTTCAGCGGTCTGACAAAGCGGTACAGCCGCGCCGCCTCGTATTTGGATCTCGAAAACCAGGACATTATGGTGAGTACACGGATTGGTGATGATGGGTTTGAGAGATACGAGACGGCCATCATGAAAGTTGCGGAAGCAGGAAGAGAGTCAGAGCTTGTGTTCTTTAAAACCCTAGATCTGGAGTTCGATAAAGTGAACCATTTTTACCGGTCTAAAGTGGATGAGATGATGAAGGAGGCAGTGGGTTTAAACAAACAAATGGATGCTTTGTTTGCTTACAGAATCAAAGTTGAACGACCTTCTTCTTCTTGGACCTGCTCTGAAACAGTATCAGTTGATGTGAATGCCTTGGATTGCAAGGAACAGA GGAGGAAGACATTAGCTGATGAGATGGGAATCGAAATAAAAGAATCCAGCGGTGGAGATTCAACAAAAGAGAGCACACCAGCGGCTTTAAGTATAGACCGTATCAGATTAAACAAAACTCAAGAAACTCCACTGTCCACAATCAGAAACATCCTCAAGCTATCTAACCAAGAAGAGCTCAAATTCACAAGAGAGACTCTCAAGAAAATAGAAGAACGGCTTAAGAATGTCTTCATCGAGTTTTATCGCAAGCTTAGACATCTCAAGAATTACAG CTTCTTAAACACCTTGGCGATTTCAAAGATCATGAAGAAGTATGATAAG ATTGCTTCAAGAAATGCAGCAAAACCTTACATGGAGATGGTAGATAAGTCCTACCTCACTAGTTCTGATGAG ATCAACAAACTTATGGTGAGAGTTGAGTCTATTTTCGTCGAGCATTTCGCCAGTTCGAACCGAAGCAAAGGAATGAATCTCTTAAGACCAATAGTGAAGAAAGAAAGACATCGTATAACGTTTTCAACTG GCTTTTTTGTGGGCTGTTCAGTCTCTCTAGTGATTGCCCTTGTCTTGTTCATCCATGCACGCAACATAATAGGCACAGATGGACAAAAACTCTACATGGAGACAATGTTTCCTCTCTACAG TTTGTTTGGATTCATTGTCCTGCACATGATCATGTATGCTTCAAACATATACTTCTGGAAGAAATATCGAGTGAATTATGCATTCATATTCGGGTTCAAAGAAGGAACAGAGCTTGGTTACAGACCAGTTTTGCTTCTAAGCTTTGGCCTCGGCACGCTTGCTCTAGCTGCTGTTCTTATAAACCTTGACATGGAGATGGATCCTAATACTAATGACTACAAGACAATCACTGAACTTCTTCCCCTCTTCGTTGTAGCT ATTGTCATGGCCATTTCTGTGTGTCCCTTCAACATTTTCTATCGGTCGAGCCGATTCTTCTTCCTAGCAGTTATATTCCGCTGCATAGCTGCGCCGCTCTACAAG GTTAGTCTTCCGGATTTTTTCTTGGCCGACCAGTTAACAAGCCAGGTTCAAGCTCTGAGGAGTCTACAGTTCTACGTATGTTACTACGGCTGGGGAGACTTCAGGCTAAGAAGAAACACATGCAGATCAAGCGATGTATATAACACATTCAACTTCATTGTCGCTGTGATTCCTTACTGGTCACGTTTCCTTCAGTGTGTTCGAAGGTTGATCGAAGAGAAAGATATAAGCCAAGGCTTCAATGCTCTCAAGTATTTGTTGACCATCGTTGCTGTGTGCTTGAGAACAGCTTACAGCCTTAACAGAGGAAACAACTGGAGACTCGCTGCATGGGTTTTCTCGGCCTTGGCAACTTTCTACGGTACATATTGGGACATTGTGCATGACTGGGGATTTCTTCATAATCCATCTAAGACTTGGCTTAGAGAGAAGCTTCTTGTTCCTCACAAATCCGTCTACTACGTTGCAATG GTGGTGAACGTTGTGTTGAGGTTGGCATGGTTGCAGACTGTTCTTGATTTCAACTCCTCGTTCTTGCATAGAGAGACAATGATTGCTCTCCTAACTATTCTTGAGATCATACGCCGTGGTATCTGGAACTTCTTTAG GTTAGAGAACGAACATTTGAACAACGTGGGGAAGTTCAGAGCATTCAAATCAGTTCCATTACCGTTCAACTACGGTGAAGAGGAAGACTCGAGATAG